Proteins from a genomic interval of Methanobacteriaceae archaeon:
- a CDS encoding (Fe-S)-binding protein has product MKELKYKVLENGSLVSEVSIKNIRPCIATEGKVRVLMQLDAPLEDIISSLVPMYPPGKVNYVEKKKILTLSIYGRLVTLYPSGKVTMNKTLDKEDAVEIITDVMKAINQAYDNLESSNDSKTIEKLDIPNISQVGPMDIYKCLPQTDCEECGEKTCMAFSFKVLSGDKPLNECLPLQEPWHQAQVECLEKLLGPEMMNTLGWEGY; this is encoded by the coding sequence ATGAAAGAATTAAAATATAAAGTGCTGGAAAATGGTTCTCTGGTTAGTGAAGTTAGCATTAAAAATATAAGACCCTGTATTGCAACTGAAGGTAAGGTCAGAGTTTTAATGCAGTTAGATGCTCCATTAGAAGATATTATTAGTAGTTTAGTTCCCATGTACCCCCCAGGAAAAGTTAATTACGTGGAAAAGAAAAAAATATTGACACTATCCATATATGGCCGCCTAGTTACACTTTATCCGTCTGGTAAAGTTACCATGAACAAGACTCTGGATAAAGAAGATGCTGTAGAAATAATAACTGACGTTATGAAAGCCATAAATCAAGCATATGATAATTTAGAATCTTCAAATGATTCTAAAACTATAGAAAAATTAGATATTCCAAATATTTCACAAGTAGGGCCCATGGATATTTATAAATGTCTTCCTCAGACCGATTGTGAAGAATGTGGTGAAAAAACTTGCATGGCCTTCTCTTTTAAAGTACTTTCAGGAGACAAGCCGCTGAATGAGTGTCTTCCCCTACAAGAACCATGGCATCAGGCCCAGGTGGAGTGTCTGGAAAAGTTACTGGGTCCAGAAATGATGAATACCTTGGGCTGGGAAGGATATTGA
- a CDS encoding DsrH/TusB family sulfur metabolism protein: MKIGFIITKTPQEESFNNFITLLNIYRAHAEIIIYLIGNGVYGGVHGHVHTDLIHFLAENHSVSVSENDLKARGLGENLIPGAKLFHDYDDLVVDLMEEMDQVFSF; encoded by the coding sequence ATGAAAATTGGATTTATAATAACTAAAACTCCTCAGGAAGAAAGTTTTAATAATTTTATCACATTATTAAACATTTACCGGGCTCATGCGGAAATAATCATTTATTTAATTGGAAATGGAGTTTATGGAGGAGTTCATGGGCATGTCCATACCGATTTAATCCATTTCCTGGCTGAAAATCACTCAGTTTCAGTATCTGAAAATGATTTAAAGGCCCGGGGCTTGGGAGAGAATTTAATTCCTGGAGCGAAACTCTTCCACGATTATGATGATTTAGTAGTGGATTTAATGGAAGAAATGGATCAAGTGTTTAGTTTTTAG
- a CDS encoding site-2 protease family protein, protein MDVLQFYAALFIIIWVVAFLFKDKLKIEIHGPILMRRTTRMRGLIDRIAQRHKKFWRWTMNIGIVVAFFFMAVMLYFLFTSLQSFFTAPQASLILPGVDLPGSQIFVPLGYGILALITVMFVHEFGHGIMARVEGISIKSIGVLMLAILPGAFVEPDEEEIKKSKRSSKLRIYAAGSVFNLMLAALTFIAFVCILNFAVPAAFDADGIQINSVVPGSPAVGVLKEGMVIESINGVPTSNLTNYQEELSNLKIGETVVLVTDQGKFNIKTEKNPNNSSRAYIGIRSSVNMEVTEKVAKNYGEQLPWVWLYLQDLFYWIFLLNFAVGTFNLLPFKPLDGGLMLEEVLRYKLSEDQIKPIIMTISAFLIFIIAISVIWGTGRGLLMMFK, encoded by the coding sequence ATGGATGTTTTACAGTTTTATGCTGCGTTATTCATAATTATATGGGTAGTTGCATTTCTTTTCAAAGATAAACTCAAAATTGAGATTCACGGCCCCATATTAATGAGACGGACCACCCGAATGAGAGGCCTTATTGATAGAATTGCCCAAAGACATAAGAAGTTCTGGAGATGGACCATGAATATTGGAATAGTAGTGGCCTTCTTTTTCATGGCAGTAATGTTGTATTTCTTGTTCACTTCACTTCAGAGCTTTTTCACAGCGCCCCAAGCTTCTTTGATATTACCGGGAGTAGATTTACCAGGATCTCAGATATTTGTACCTTTAGGATACGGGATATTGGCCCTGATCACGGTAATGTTTGTTCATGAATTTGGTCATGGGATTATGGCCCGTGTGGAAGGAATAAGCATCAAATCCATTGGAGTGCTTATGTTAGCCATACTTCCCGGAGCATTTGTGGAACCTGATGAAGAAGAAATAAAAAAATCAAAAAGATCTTCAAAACTTAGGATTTATGCTGCGGGATCTGTATTTAATCTCATGTTGGCGGCACTAACTTTCATTGCATTTGTTTGTATTTTGAATTTTGCGGTACCTGCTGCATTTGACGCAGATGGTATTCAGATAAACAGTGTTGTTCCTGGAAGCCCGGCAGTTGGAGTGTTAAAAGAGGGAATGGTAATTGAAAGTATTAATGGTGTTCCCACCAGTAATTTGACCAATTATCAAGAAGAACTATCTAACCTAAAAATCGGCGAAACAGTTGTCCTGGTAACGGATCAGGGGAAATTCAACATTAAAACGGAAAAAAATCCCAATAACTCCTCCCGAGCTTACATTGGTATAAGAAGTTCTGTTAATATGGAAGTAACTGAGAAAGTAGCCAAAAACTATGGGGAACAACTACCTTGGGTGTGGTTGTATCTTCAAGATCTTTTCTACTGGATTTTCTTACTTAATTTTGCAGTAGGTACCTTTAATTTACTTCCTTTTAAGCCACTGGATGGAGGACTCATGCTGGAAGAAGTTCTTAGGTATAAACTTTCAGAAGACCAGATTAAGCCTATTATAATGACTATTTCGGCATTCCTTATATTTATAATAGCTATTAGTGTAATATGGGGAACTGGAAGGGGATTATTAATGATGTTCAAGTAA
- a CDS encoding molybdopterin molybdotransferase MoeA, with protein MFLSKLIPVEKARQIIEENQKIMSEEIIKLEKAHNRVNCSEFISQHNSPPFDRSAMDGYALQAQDTFTSSPSNPAHLTIIDRIGAGDSSSVEIISGQAVKIATGAPIPAGADAVVMEEYTYEKGDQLEVLATLSPGENVSYVGEDISKGDKILGSGRLLRPQELALIASAGYGDVEVYKKPKVGVIVTGNELVDPTFHLKGAEVINSNQYALRALVESAMAECEISHCRDDAQLMEKAISEAAEKYDVIITTGGTAISKGDVVVDTVDKLGEVLIHGVAVRPGKPVGFGIVNEKSIFMLSGYPVAAMVLFDVFVRTYLLKMQNINYEHQPVKKVAQKKIPSNLGRTDYIRAFVDVNGVRPVMSKGSGVIRAMVDSNAYVFIEENQEGVGEGEECDVILFDSFKV; from the coding sequence ATGTTTCTTTCCAAGCTCATTCCTGTAGAAAAAGCCCGGCAAATTATAGAAGAAAATCAGAAAATAATGTCTGAAGAGATAATAAAACTAGAAAAGGCCCATAATCGGGTTAACTGTAGTGAATTCATATCTCAGCATAATTCTCCTCCATTTGATAGATCGGCCATGGATGGCTACGCCCTTCAGGCCCAAGATACCTTTACTTCATCTCCTTCAAATCCAGCCCATCTGACCATTATTGATAGAATTGGTGCTGGGGACTCTTCTTCTGTAGAGATAATATCTGGCCAAGCAGTTAAAATTGCTACGGGCGCGCCCATACCTGCCGGTGCTGATGCGGTGGTCATGGAAGAATACACCTATGAAAAAGGTGATCAACTGGAAGTTCTTGCCACTCTAAGTCCGGGAGAAAACGTTTCTTATGTAGGAGAAGATATTAGTAAAGGCGATAAGATTCTGGGTTCTGGAAGGCTTTTAAGACCTCAAGAGTTGGCCCTCATTGCTTCAGCAGGATATGGTGATGTAGAAGTATATAAAAAACCTAAAGTGGGCGTAATTGTAACTGGTAATGAACTGGTTGATCCTACATTTCACTTAAAAGGAGCAGAAGTAATTAATTCCAATCAATATGCTTTAAGAGCACTGGTGGAGAGTGCTATGGCAGAATGTGAAATAAGTCACTGCAGAGACGATGCACAACTCATGGAAAAGGCCATTTCAGAGGCAGCTGAGAAATATGATGTAATCATTACTACTGGAGGAACGGCCATAAGCAAAGGCGATGTGGTGGTGGATACGGTGGATAAGCTGGGCGAGGTCTTGATTCATGGAGTAGCTGTGAGGCCTGGAAAACCGGTAGGTTTTGGAATAGTCAACGAAAAATCCATATTTATGCTTTCTGGCTATCCGGTGGCAGCTATGGTTTTGTTTGATGTATTTGTAAGAACCTATCTTTTAAAAATGCAGAATATAAATTATGAGCACCAACCCGTGAAAAAAGTGGCCCAGAAAAAAATTCCCTCTAATTTAGGCCGTACTGACTATATTAGAGCTTTTGTAGATGTCAATGGGGTCAGGCCAGTAATGAGTAAGGGCTCTGGTGTTATTAGGGCCATGGTTGATTCTAATGCTTACGTGTTTATTGAAGAGAATCAAGAAGGTGTAGGAGAAGGAGAAGAATGTGATGTGATTCTTTTTGATTCTTTTAAGGTTTAA
- a CDS encoding ABC transporter ATP-binding protein, whose product MIEISSLSKRFGKITALNELSLNIKKGELLGIIGPNGAGKTTAIRIISCILHPDQGKVMVGGYNVMKNPLEIKSMIGYLPEEPNLYERFKAYDLLKYFGELYGVPKDRLDARIEELLELVGMSDRAHHRINTFSKGLRQRIGIARALVHDPEIIIFDEPTMGLDPATAISIREFIGGLKGEKTIILCTHYMDEADLLCDRVAILNQGQILDMGSPGELKSKIHGNLILKINLKEPSQFSKSDFKSIESYSSVENIVLNGKDLDISLNSRKDISDIVKHIGSNLMAVNTKEPTLEDVFIQTVSNIKRN is encoded by the coding sequence ATGATTGAAATAAGTTCACTTAGCAAGAGATTTGGTAAGATTACTGCCTTAAACGAGCTCAGTCTCAATATAAAAAAAGGAGAACTTTTAGGAATAATTGGTCCTAATGGGGCCGGTAAAACCACTGCTATCCGGATTATTTCCTGCATCCTCCACCCTGACCAGGGCAAGGTCATGGTGGGTGGTTACAACGTAATGAAAAATCCCCTAGAAATAAAGAGCATGATTGGCTATTTACCTGAAGAACCTAATTTATACGAGCGTTTTAAGGCATACGATCTTTTAAAATATTTTGGTGAACTTTATGGTGTTCCTAAAGATCGTTTAGACGCCAGGATTGAGGAATTATTGGAACTGGTAGGAATGAGTGACCGAGCCCATCACAGAATCAATACTTTCTCTAAAGGGCTGCGCCAAAGGATTGGGATTGCTCGAGCACTGGTTCACGATCCAGAAATAATTATATTCGATGAACCAACCATGGGCCTGGATCCGGCCACTGCCATATCCATCCGAGAATTTATTGGTGGCTTGAAAGGAGAGAAGACCATTATTTTATGTACTCATTACATGGATGAAGCCGATTTATTGTGTGATAGAGTAGCTATTTTAAATCAGGGCCAGATACTGGATATGGGCAGCCCTGGAGAATTAAAATCAAAAATTCACGGGAATTTGATTTTGAAAATAAACTTAAAGGAGCCCTCTCAGTTTTCTAAGAGTGATTTTAAATCAATAGAATCTTATTCCAGTGTTGAAAATATTGTTTTGAATGGAAAAGATTTAGATATTTCATTAAATAGTCGAAAAGATATTTCTGATATTGTTAAGCACATAGGTTCCAATCTTATGGCTGTGAATACTAAAGAACCTACTTTAGAAGATGTTTTTATTCAAACCGTCAGTAATATTAAGAGAAATTAG
- a CDS encoding ABC transporter permease subunit: protein MGSWTITRWELKNTLQSRKFILIFFFQLAVLLMMVLFFNGFMSNIESQQGVGLTPSLNGFASLDVADSQGIFKNNLNPQILEIGPVSNSSLQLISQGKLTGLLLVSKNVSLSNNTISPLKSEIFIDYSDPKRSVVRDEVQLAGNKTSAIISQQLINSISPNFSQSSPEPQVQQESTGESLPLQLITKIMTAVLLFLPLFLFGNLVVDSIVGEKERKTGEILIAMPISRTYIILGKSMAVVLTMAVQVALWMILMILAGFTLGNPLLVYLIVVITAVPIVGLTSIIAAYAKNYKEAGIGITFAYIAIIGFLIVPALAYVAQQGKSVSLSTMTLIIKIFSGSPMGWGDIVIPLIFILIISAISYWAAIWLFRRDDIVFGPRPGLFKLLIAFIGFSKIMKRIRGS from the coding sequence ATGGGATCCTGGACAATAACCCGATGGGAACTGAAGAACACGCTTCAAAGCCGTAAATTTATTTTAATATTCTTTTTCCAGTTAGCAGTGCTATTAATGATGGTGCTGTTTTTTAATGGTTTCATGAGCAATATTGAATCTCAGCAAGGAGTAGGACTTACCCCTTCTTTAAATGGGTTTGCCTCATTAGATGTGGCTGATTCTCAAGGAATTTTCAAAAATAATCTAAATCCGCAGATACTTGAAATAGGGCCGGTATCAAATAGTTCCCTGCAACTTATCAGCCAGGGAAAATTAACTGGTCTGCTTTTAGTTTCAAAAAATGTCAGTTTATCGAATAATACCATATCTCCACTCAAAAGCGAGATTTTTATTGATTATAGTGACCCTAAAAGAAGTGTGGTAAGAGATGAAGTCCAATTAGCAGGTAATAAAACTTCAGCAATCATTTCACAGCAGTTAATTAATAGTATAAGTCCTAATTTTTCACAATCATCCCCAGAACCACAAGTTCAACAAGAATCTACCGGAGAATCACTCCCCCTACAACTTATAACCAAAATAATGACTGCAGTTTTATTATTCTTACCATTGTTCCTCTTTGGAAATCTGGTAGTGGACAGCATAGTTGGTGAAAAGGAACGTAAAACCGGAGAGATACTAATAGCCATGCCTATATCCAGAACATACATCATTTTAGGCAAAAGTATGGCTGTTGTATTGACAATGGCCGTACAGGTGGCTTTGTGGATGATATTGATGATTTTAGCAGGTTTTACACTTGGTAATCCCTTGCTGGTTTACCTTATTGTAGTAATCACCGCAGTACCCATTGTAGGCCTCACCTCCATTATAGCAGCTTATGCTAAAAATTATAAAGAGGCCGGAATTGGAATAACCTTTGCCTACATTGCCATAATTGGATTTTTAATAGTTCCAGCACTGGCTTATGTCGCCCAACAAGGCAAGTCCGTTAGTTTATCCACTATGACCTTGATTATAAAGATATTTTCTGGATCCCCTATGGGCTGGGGAGATATTGTAATTCCCCTAATATTTATCCTCATAATAAGTGCCATTTCCTATTGGGCAGCAATATGGTTATTTAGAAGAGATGATATTGTATTTGGGCCCCGTCCAGGATTATTCAAACTTTTAATCGCTTTTATTGGATTTAGCAAAATTATGAAAAGGATAAGGGGATCTTAA
- a CDS encoding ABC transporter permease, protein MRILALSKKESEDILSNKIYLLVVVVQLFIILGAFGLAFISSMISDPNLIDQWQGSSAIKVGITEDLNGSALEKSLKAQNLNLVYFKTAQEGKNALGTRMVAMIYLTNSKGDIGLDANTANVFYSVVASKITKALDSYRLQQKLSKQGLSTSQIAAIENPVVLKEVPINANSTSPLALDSSYFVEIMYGFIIPFIVLLPFFLASNIVTDSVVGEKERKTFEVLLMTPLSSTMVVVGKILPILLFSLVQSAAWILLLELLKVPIYHSLLLLVLLFFVGLIFIGLGVIISMLVDSTKEANSAITLLLFFATFVLFVPLFMDMPALQGILNLIPTIIMVRMTSTPVLDPLIILSFLPTIAIAIGIFGLSVYFFKKEGAIRL, encoded by the coding sequence ATGAGAATATTAGCTTTATCCAAAAAAGAATCTGAGGACATTCTTTCAAATAAAATTTACTTGCTTGTTGTAGTTGTCCAGCTTTTTATAATACTGGGGGCCTTTGGTCTGGCATTTATAAGCTCCATGATTAGTGACCCTAATTTAATAGACCAATGGCAGGGCAGCTCAGCAATTAAAGTGGGAATAACCGAGGATTTAAATGGATCTGCCCTTGAAAAAAGTCTTAAAGCTCAAAATCTGAATTTAGTTTACTTTAAAACTGCTCAAGAGGGTAAAAATGCTTTGGGGACGCGTATGGTGGCCATGATTTATCTAACAAACTCCAAAGGAGATATTGGCCTGGATGCCAATACGGCTAATGTTTTTTATTCTGTGGTGGCCAGTAAAATCACCAAGGCACTTGATTCATATCGCCTACAGCAAAAACTATCTAAACAAGGTCTCTCCACGTCACAAATTGCCGCTATTGAGAATCCTGTGGTTTTAAAAGAAGTTCCCATTAATGCTAATTCCACTTCACCACTGGCCCTGGACAGTTCTTATTTTGTGGAGATAATGTATGGATTTATTATACCATTTATAGTACTTTTACCATTTTTCTTGGCCAGTAATATTGTTACTGACAGTGTAGTGGGTGAAAAAGAGAGAAAAACCTTTGAAGTACTTTTAATGACACCATTGTCCAGTACCATGGTGGTTGTTGGTAAAATATTGCCTATACTTTTATTTTCGCTAGTGCAGAGCGCGGCATGGATATTACTATTAGAACTGCTTAAGGTGCCAATTTACCATAGTTTGCTGCTTTTGGTGCTCTTATTTTTTGTAGGATTAATTTTTATCGGATTAGGAGTTATAATTTCCATGTTGGTGGATAGTACCAAGGAAGCAAATTCAGCCATAACCCTATTGCTTTTCTTTGCCACATTTGTGCTGTTTGTGCCGCTTTTCATGGACATGCCAGCCCTACAAGGAATTTTAAACTTGATACCCACCATAATTATGGTTCGAATGACATCCACACCGGTTCTGGACCCTCTAATTATTCTATCATTTTTACCAACCATAGCAATTGCTATAGGAATATTTGGCCTTTCAGTTTATTTCTTTAAAAAAGAAGGAGCTATAAGGCTATAA
- a CDS encoding SEC59/DGK1/VTE5 family protein — MQKETLRQLVHASGLLFIFLEPFLSLPYLIALTIFATVMGEIIYKIDKKRDIFLFSMLLNSCRRNDNEKGFIYFFAGLSLTLIIFGQNLAVANAAILTLALGDSLSTLVGTRWGKHPLIFNPKKTWEGSLTFIAAAFLGALTQVSLLAALAGAIAGAITEAYSPIDDNLTIPLVVGTVITIFMYFM, encoded by the coding sequence ATGCAAAAAGAGACTTTAAGACAACTAGTACACGCATCTGGCCTTTTATTTATTTTTCTGGAGCCTTTTTTATCGCTTCCCTATTTAATTGCATTGACCATTTTCGCCACGGTAATGGGGGAAATAATCTATAAAATAGATAAAAAAAGAGATATTTTCCTTTTTTCCATGCTTTTAAACAGTTGTAGAAGAAATGACAATGAAAAAGGGTTTATTTATTTTTTTGCTGGTTTGTCCCTGACCTTGATAATTTTTGGACAAAACCTGGCTGTGGCCAATGCTGCTATATTGACTCTGGCATTGGGTGATTCTCTTTCTACCCTTGTGGGAACGCGATGGGGTAAACATCCTTTGATTTTTAATCCAAAAAAGACATGGGAGGGTTCTTTAACTTTCATAGCAGCAGCCTTTTTAGGGGCCCTAACTCAAGTCTCCCTACTGGCAGCTTTGGCAGGAGCTATCGCTGGTGCAATAACTGAGGCCTACAGCCCTATTGATGATAATTTAACCATTCCTTTGGTAGTGGGGACAGTTATAACTATTTTCATGTATTTTATGTAA
- the purL gene encoding phosphoribosylformylglycinamidine synthase subunit PurL, producing the protein MALTDSEMDFIREKLGREPNSLEHGMLDIMFSEHCSYKSSRPVLGLFPTEGENIIMGPGDDAGVVSITDKLALTVGIESHNHPSAIEPYGGAGTGIGGILRDIISMGAMPIALLDSLRFGPLEDQKSCYLFEHVVKGISDYGNRVGIPTVGGEVEFDENFRSNPLVNVMCAGIVPKKDLVKGIAPNIGDVFLLMGGRTGRDGIHGVTFASEELTTASEIEDRPAVQIGDPFTKKKVLEASLEIMEKLPVTGVKDLGGGGLTCCISELADKCGNGALVELTKIPLREEGMTPYEIMLSESQERMVFVINPAQTDAVLEICEKYELPAAVIGEVTNTKLMVVEEEGEIIADLPANLLADPPTVEREAIAPVKNEEYVEVEHPSAEEALLKLLSSQNMASKRWVYRQYDHEVQVRTMVKPGDDAAVLRVDDEKAVALTADCNSIHTKLDPYHGGAGSVAEAIRNVVSMGAEPLCVVDCLNFGNPEKPEVFWQFRECVKGMSDIAGKFKTPVISGNVSFYNETEGITVNPSPVVGVVGVANIGDVRTMDFKEEGDQIIVIGWTYNELDGSEYQRTVHGLVQGSAPQIRIDDEIQSTHSILDLLKDDVEGNITAIHDCSAGGIGIALSEMAIKSGLGANVDISLAPREDMSEFETLLSESHARYIITVKNDAVDAILEKIDAPCSVIGEVKGNVLVIDELAQMKVEKLQEAYHGVIEKFMA; encoded by the coding sequence ATGGCATTAACTGATTCAGAAATGGATTTTATAAGAGAAAAACTTGGCAGGGAACCTAACTCCCTGGAACACGGTATGTTGGATATTATGTTCTCAGAGCACTGTTCCTACAAGAGCAGCCGACCAGTACTGGGACTATTTCCCACTGAAGGTGAGAATATAATAATGGGGCCTGGAGATGATGCGGGAGTGGTATCCATAACTGATAAGCTGGCTTTGACTGTGGGAATTGAAAGTCACAACCACCCTTCAGCCATAGAACCTTATGGTGGGGCAGGAACTGGTATTGGTGGTATATTAAGGGATATTATTTCTATGGGTGCTATGCCCATAGCTCTTTTAGATTCTCTTCGTTTTGGTCCGCTGGAAGATCAAAAATCATGCTACCTCTTTGAACATGTGGTAAAAGGAATTTCAGATTATGGTAACCGGGTGGGAATACCTACGGTAGGGGGAGAAGTAGAATTTGATGAAAATTTCCGATCTAATCCTCTGGTTAATGTGATGTGTGCCGGTATTGTACCTAAAAAAGACCTGGTAAAAGGAATCGCTCCTAATATAGGTGATGTTTTCTTACTTATGGGTGGCAGAACTGGCCGGGACGGTATTCATGGTGTTACCTTTGCCTCAGAAGAACTTACCACAGCTTCTGAAATAGAGGATCGCCCGGCAGTGCAAATTGGTGATCCATTCACTAAGAAAAAGGTTTTAGAAGCTAGTTTAGAGATTATGGAAAAGCTTCCAGTTACTGGAGTTAAGGATCTTGGTGGTGGGGGCTTGACCTGCTGTATCAGTGAACTGGCCGATAAATGTGGCAACGGGGCCCTGGTGGAACTGACTAAGATACCTCTTCGTGAGGAAGGAATGACTCCTTATGAGATTATGCTTTCTGAATCTCAGGAAAGGATGGTTTTTGTTATTAATCCTGCTCAAACTGATGCGGTACTGGAGATATGTGAAAAATACGAACTTCCGGCAGCAGTAATTGGTGAAGTAACCAATACCAAATTAATGGTAGTGGAAGAAGAAGGGGAAATAATAGCTGATCTACCAGCTAACCTTTTGGCAGATCCTCCAACAGTAGAAAGAGAAGCCATAGCACCAGTGAAAAATGAGGAATATGTGGAAGTAGAGCATCCTTCTGCTGAAGAAGCTCTTTTAAAACTATTGTCTTCTCAGAATATGGCCAGCAAGCGCTGGGTGTACCGTCAGTACGACCACGAAGTTCAAGTTCGAACCATGGTTAAACCAGGAGACGATGCTGCGGTTTTAAGAGTAGATGATGAAAAGGCTGTGGCTTTAACTGCAGATTGTAATAGTATACACACTAAATTGGATCCTTATCATGGTGGAGCAGGATCAGTGGCCGAGGCCATAAGAAATGTGGTATCTATGGGTGCTGAGCCATTATGTGTAGTGGACTGTTTGAACTTTGGAAATCCAGAAAAACCAGAAGTATTCTGGCAATTTAGGGAATGTGTTAAAGGAATGTCTGACATAGCAGGAAAGTTTAAAACTCCAGTTATTAGTGGAAATGTAAGTTTTTACAATGAAACTGAAGGAATCACGGTCAATCCATCTCCCGTAGTGGGCGTAGTGGGAGTGGCCAATATTGGTGATGTGCGGACTATGGACTTCAAAGAAGAAGGGGACCAGATTATTGTAATTGGATGGACCTATAATGAGCTGGATGGCTCTGAATATCAGAGAACTGTGCATGGCCTGGTTCAAGGGTCTGCTCCACAGATAAGGATTGATGATGAAATCCAATCTACCCATAGCATTCTTGATTTATTGAAAGATGATGTGGAAGGTAATATTACGGCTATCCATGACTGTTCTGCTGGAGGAATAGGCATTGCTTTATCTGAAATGGCTATTAAAAGCGGCTTAGGGGCCAATGTGGATATTTCTTTAGCTCCACGGGAAGATATGTCTGAATTTGAGACTTTACTTTCTGAATCACACGCCCGATACATAATCACCGTTAAAAATGATGCGGTTGATGCAATTTTGGAAAAAATTGACGCACCATGTTCGGTCATTGGGGAAGTTAAAGGTAATGTATTAGTTATTGATGAACTTGCCCAAATGAAAGTTGAAAAACTTCAAGAAGCTTATCATGGAGTAATTGAAAAATTCATGGCTTAA